The DNA region TTAACTGTGATGACATTATCTCGCGCAAAGAACAGCGCAAGATGGATGCCTTCATTCAATATGGAATTGTTGCAGGCTGGCAGGCCATGCAGGATTCTGGCCTTGAAGTAACGGAAGAGAACGCATCCCGTATTGGCGCCGCTATCGGCTCTGGTATTGGCGGTCTCGGACTGATTGAAGAAAACCATAGTTCTCTGGTGAACGGTGGACCGCGTAAAATCAGCCCATTCTTCGTTCCGTCGACGATTGTTAACATGGTGGCCGGTCACCTGACCATCATGTATGGCCTGCGTGGGCCAAGCATCTCTATCGCGACCGCCTGCACCTCAGGCGTACATAACATCGGTCAGGCCGCGCGTATCATTGCATACGGCGATGCGGACGCGATGGTCGCGGGTGGTGCTGAAAAAGCCAGTACGCCTCTGGGCGTAGGCGGCTTTGGCGCAGCGCGTGCGCTGTCTACCCGCAATGAAAACCCGCAAGCAGCCAGCCGCCCGTGGGACAAAGAGCGCGATGGCTTTGTACTGGGTGACGGTGCGGGCATGGTGGTACTGGAAGAGTACGAGCATGCAAAAGCGCGCGGTGCAAAAATTTATGCTGAAGTCGTTGGCTTCGGGATGAGCAGTGACGCTTACCACATGACGTCACCGCCGGAAAACGGTGCAGGCGCTGCCCTGGCGATGGTCAACGCGCTGCGTGATGCGGCGATCGAACCTGGCCAGATTGGCTACGTTAACGCCCACGGAACATCCACGCCGGCTGGCGATAAAGCGGAAGCGCAGGCGGTTAAAACGGTCTTTGGCGATGCGGCAAGCCGCGTGATGGTGAGTTCCACCAAATCCATGACCGGTCACCTGCTGGGTGCAGCGGGCGCGGTAGAGTCGATTTACTCTATCCTGGCGCTGCGCGATCAGGCTGTTCCGCCGACCATCAACCTGGATAACCCGGATGAAGGTTGCGATCTGGACTTCGTTCCTCACGAAGCGCGTCAGGTCAGCGGAATGGAGTACACGCTGTGTAACTCCTTCGGTTTCGGTGGAACCAACGGTTCATTGATCTTTAAAAAGGTCTGACCGCCGTTCTGCTTCCAGGCAAAAAGGTCCGCTTGTCGGACCTTTTTTATTGCGTGTTCTTCCCTTGTCCTGCGCCATCCATCCTGCGACACTAACGAGCCACGCATAAGGAGCCACCATGTTCTTGATCAATGGCCGTGAACAGGATTCTCTCCCCGCAAGCGATCGCGCTATCCAGTTTGGCGACGGTTGTTTTACCACTGCGCGCATTCTCGACGGCACGGTTTCGCTGCTGGCGGCGCATCTTCGGCGTTTGCAGGTGGCCTGCGCGACATTGCGGATCGTCTTTGATGACTGGGACGCGCTCGAGCGGGAAATGACTACGCTGGCCGCAGGCCATTCGCGCGCGGTTCTGAAGGTGATCATCAGTCGTGGCAGTGGGGGACGTGGATACAGCGGCGCGCATTGTCATGACAGCACCCGCATTCTCTCCGTCTTTGCGTATCCACAACATTATGACCGCTGGCGCGAACAAGGGATCTCGCTCACCTTAAGCCCGGTTCGTCTGGGGCGCAATCCTCTGCTCGCCGGTATTAAGCACCTGAACCGTCTCGAACAGGTGCTAATCCGCTCTCATCTTGAGCAAACGGACGCCGACGAGGCGCTGGTTCTTGACAGTGAGGGCTGGGTTACGGAATGCTGTGCGGCTAATTTATTCTGGCGAAAAGACAATGTGGTCTACACGCCGCGCCTCGATCAGGCGGGTGTGAACGGTATTATGCGACAATTCTGTATCCGGAAACTGGCACAATCGTCTTTTCAGGTTGTCGAAATGAATGCCCGTGAAGACGCGCTGCGCCATGCCGATGAAATGGTGGTCTGTAATGCGCTGATGCCGATCGTACCCGTTCGGGCTTATGGCGCTAACATGTTGTCTTCTCGTGCATTATTTGAGTTTCTGGCCCCACTGTGTGAGCATCCGAATTAGTCATGAAAAAATTGTTTCGTGTTGTCCTTTTACTGGTTGTTGTATTAGGCATTGCCGCAGGGGCGGGAATGTGGAAAGTTCGCCATCTGGCGGACAGTAAAATCCTGATTACAGAAGAGACCATTTTTACCCTCAAACCGGGAACCGGGCGTCTGGCCCTGGGCGAACAACTGTATGCGGATCGGGTCATTAATCGTCCCCGCGTGTTTCAGTGGCTGCTACGGGTCGAACCGGATCTTTCCCACTTTAAGGCGGGAACCTATCGTTTAACGCCGGGCATGAGCGTGCGCGAGATGCTGCAACTGCTGGAAAGCGGGAAAGAGGCACAGTTCCCGCTGCGACTGGTGGAAGGCATGCGGTTAAGTGACTATCTCAAGCAACTGCGAGACGCGCCGTACATCAAACACACTCTGAGCGATGACCGCTACGAAACCGTCGCAAAAGCGCTGGGCCTTGAGAATACAGAGGGGCTGGAAGGTTGGTTCTGGCCCGATACCTGGATGTATACCGCCAACACCGCAGACATTGCTTTGCTCAAGCGCGCGCATCAAAAGATGGTGAAGGCGGTTGACCGCGTCTGGGAAGAGCGTGCGGAAGGCCTGCCTTATAAAGATCAAAATCAACTGGTAACGATGGCCTCAATCATTGAGAAAGAGACGGCCATTGCCAGCGAGCGCGATCAGGTCGCCTCCGTCTTTATTAACCGCCTGCGCGTCGGGATGCGTCTGCAAACCGATCCTACCGTGATCTATGGGATGGGGGAGCGTTATAATGGCAAGATCTCGCGCGCGGACCTGGAAACGCCAACGGCCTATAATACCTACACGATCACCGGACTCCCGCCGGGACCGATTGCGATGCCGGGTGAAGGCTCTCTAAAAGCGGCGGCACATCCGGCTAAAACACCGTATCTCTATTTTGTGGCCGACGGTAAAGGCGGTCATACTTTTAATACTAATCTTGCCAGCCATAACCGGTCAGTGCAGGACTACCTGAAAGTGCTTAAGGAAAAAAATGCGCAGTAATTATATCGTCATCGAGGGGCTGGAAGGCGCCGGAAAAACGACCGCAAAAAATGTTGTGGTTGAGACGCTTGAACAACTCGGTATTCGCGACATGGTTTTTACCCGCGAGCCGGGCGGTACACAGCTGGCAGAAAAACTGCGTAGCCTGGTGCTGGACATCCGTTCGGTCGGTGACGAAACCATTACCGTAAAGGCCGAAGTGCTGATGTTCTACGCCGCACGCGTGCAACTGGTTGAAACGGTAATCAAACCTGCGCTCGCAGAAGGTAAATGGGTGATTGGCGACCGTCACGACCTGTCCACACAGGCGTATCAGGGCGGGGGGCGCGGGGTCGATCAGCAGATGCTGGCGACGCTGCGCGATGCCGTGCTGGGGGACTTCCGCCCGGATCTAACGCTTTACCTGGACGTCACGCCAGAGGTGGGGCTGAAACGCGCCCGTGCCCGTGGTGAACTGGACCGTATCGAACAGGAATCGTTTGACTTCTTCAACCGCACCCGTGCCCGTTATCTGGCGCTCGCCGCCCAGGACGCCAGCATCCGGACGATTGATGCGACACAGCCGCTGGACACCGTGATGAACAATATCCGTACCACCATCACCGAGTGGGTGAAGGAGCAGGGCGAATGAAATGGTATCCATGGTTACGACCTGACTTCGAAAAACTGGTAGCGAGCTATCAGGCGGGAAGGGGTCACCATGCGCTACTGATTCAGGCTTTACCGGGGATGGGCGACGACGCCTTGATCTATGCGTTGAGCCGTTATCTGCTGTGTCAGCAACCGGATGGACACAAAAGCTGCGGTCACTGCCGTGGCTGCCAGTTGATGCAGGCAGGCACGCATCCGGACTACTATTCACTGCTCCCGGAAAAAGGGAAAAGTACGCTGGGCATTGATGCGGTACGTGAGGTCAGTGAAAAACTGTATGAGCGTGCGCGACTGGGCGGAGCAAAAGTGGTCTGGATCCCGGATGCGGCGCTGATGACAGAGGCCGCCGCCAATGCGTTGCTCAAAACGCTGGAAGAACCCCCCACACAAACCTGGTTCTTTCTCGCCAGTCGAGAACCTGCGCGGTTGCTGGCGACACTGCGTAGCCGGTGCCGTTTACACCACCTCGCGCCACCGGCGGAACAGTACGCGGTATCATGGCTTGCACGAGAAGTGACAGCGTCACAAGACGCGTTATTGACCGCGCTGCGCCTGAGCGCCGGTTCTCCGGGAGCGGCGCTGACGCTACTGGGTTCCGAAAGCTGGTCCCAGCGTGACGCACTGTGTCAGGCGCTGGCAAGCAGTATTCCTGCGGGTGACTGGTATTCATTATTGACGGTACTGAATCACGAACAGGCGCCAGCCAGACT from Citrobacter amalonaticus Y19 includes:
- the yceG gene encoding cell division protein YceG; translated protein: MKKLFRVVLLLVVVLGIAAGAGMWKVRHLADSKILITEETIFTLKPGTGRLALGEQLYADRVINRPRVFQWLLRVEPDLSHFKAGTYRLTPGMSVREMLQLLESGKEAQFPLRLVEGMRLSDYLKQLRDAPYIKHTLSDDRYETVAKALGLENTEGLEGWFWPDTWMYTANTADIALLKRAHQKMVKAVDRVWEERAEGLPYKDQNQLVTMASIIEKETAIASERDQVASVFINRLRVGMRLQTDPTVIYGMGERYNGKISRADLETPTAYNTYTITGLPPGPIAMPGEGSLKAAAHPAKTPYLYFVADGKGGHTFNTNLASHNRSVQDYLKVLKEKNAQ
- the tmk gene encoding dTMP kinase, encoding MRSNYIVIEGLEGAGKTTAKNVVVETLEQLGIRDMVFTREPGGTQLAEKLRSLVLDIRSVGDETITVKAEVLMFYAARVQLVETVIKPALAEGKWVIGDRHDLSTQAYQGGGRGVDQQMLATLRDAVLGDFRPDLTLYLDVTPEVGLKRARARGELDRIEQESFDFFNRTRARYLALAAQDASIRTIDATQPLDTVMNNIRTTITEWVKEQGE
- the pabC gene encoding aminodeoxychorismate lyase yields the protein MFLINGREQDSLPASDRAIQFGDGCFTTARILDGTVSLLAAHLRRLQVACATLRIVFDDWDALEREMTTLAAGHSRAVLKVIISRGSGGRGYSGAHCHDSTRILSVFAYPQHYDRWREQGISLTLSPVRLGRNPLLAGIKHLNRLEQVLIRSHLEQTDADEALVLDSEGWVTECCAANLFWRKDNVVYTPRLDQAGVNGIMRQFCIRKLAQSSFQVVEMNAREDALRHADEMVVCNALMPIVPVRAYGANMLSSRALFEFLAPLCEHPN
- the fabF gene encoding beta-ketoacyl-ACP synthase II yields the protein MSKRRVVVTGLGMLSPVGNTVESTWKALLAGQSGISLIDHFDTSAYATKFAGLVKDFNCDDIISRKEQRKMDAFIQYGIVAGWQAMQDSGLEVTEENASRIGAAIGSGIGGLGLIEENHSSLVNGGPRKISPFFVPSTIVNMVAGHLTIMYGLRGPSISIATACTSGVHNIGQAARIIAYGDADAMVAGGAEKASTPLGVGGFGAARALSTRNENPQAASRPWDKERDGFVLGDGAGMVVLEEYEHAKARGAKIYAEVVGFGMSSDAYHMTSPPENGAGAALAMVNALRDAAIEPGQIGYVNAHGTSTPAGDKAEAQAVKTVFGDAASRVMVSSTKSMTGHLLGAAGAVESIYSILALRDQAVPPTINLDNPDEGCDLDFVPHEARQVSGMEYTLCNSFGFGGTNGSLIFKKV
- the holB gene encoding DNA polymerase III subunit delta'; the protein is MKWYPWLRPDFEKLVASYQAGRGHHALLIQALPGMGDDALIYALSRYLLCQQPDGHKSCGHCRGCQLMQAGTHPDYYSLLPEKGKSTLGIDAVREVSEKLYERARLGGAKVVWIPDAALMTEAAANALLKTLEEPPTQTWFFLASREPARLLATLRSRCRLHHLAPPAEQYAVSWLAREVTASQDALLTALRLSAGSPGAALTLLGSESWSQRDALCQALASSIPAGDWYSLLTVLNHEQAPARLHWLATLMMDALKRQHGATAMTNADAGQLIATIAGQLSQRRIQAILNAICHCREQLLNVTGINRELVLTDLLLQIEHYLQPGTVLPVPHL